One genomic window of Clostridioides sp. ES-S-0054-01 includes the following:
- the speD gene encoding adenosylmethionine decarboxylase, producing MKFKTLGRHILVEYYNCDENILKDPHLIENFMNDSALSAKATIVDSVFHHFNPWGVSGAVIIAESHLTIHTWPEYGYAAADFFTCGDIDPWKSFELLEQLLKSERSESTEIPRGLTTKIKKYSKKDLGKITHKPEAV from the coding sequence ATGAAATTTAAAACACTAGGAAGACATATACTAGTAGAATACTATAATTGTGATGAAAACATACTTAAAGACCCACATCTTATAGAAAATTTTATGAATGATTCAGCACTAAGTGCAAAAGCTACAATCGTTGATTCTGTATTCCACCATTTTAATCCTTGGGGGGTTTCAGGAGCTGTTATAATTGCTGAATCTCATTTGACAATACATACCTGGCCTGAATATGGTTATGCAGCAGCAGATTTTTTTACTTGTGGTGATATAGACCCATGGAAGAGTTTTGAATTATTAGAACAACTTTTAAAGTCTGAAAGAAGTGAGTCTACAGAAATTCCAAGAGGTTTAACCACAAAAATTAAAAAATATTCAAAAAAAGATTTGGGTAAGATTACTCATAAACCAGAAGCAGTATAA
- a CDS encoding aminotransferase class V-fold PLP-dependent enzyme, translating to MDSEFANAVELSYECAPLLESLKEYSEKDIACFDVPGHVKNRGVDILNKYLGESLMKMDINSSPTMDNVSAPNGVIRNAQDLLAQAYMADEAFFITNGTTQAIHAMILSVIKPGEKVLLPRNIHKSVINALILCGGIPIFIQPEFDEQLDISLNITLEKVKKEIAKDCNIKALFFLNPTYYGICADLESIIELCHKNNVLVLVDEAHGAHFPFHLDLPPSAISLGADMVAVSIHKTGGALTQSSALLLNRNNVRSEKVLQSINMLQSTSASYLLMASIDGARVNLVENGEKQLSKALNLSRYAKSRLSKIDGIKVLSTEILKQKGVKFIDETKLCINVKELNLTGFEVYDLLYKNFSIQVELGDSHNILALVSIGTNKSDIDRLVKALSIIAKVYRKEAILNKFNMVQINPTIKLNPREAFYAPKESVEINSCIDRICGESIMAYPPGIPIVAPGELITEEIMEYIIFLKNSNAYLTDVQDKNLDRILVIK from the coding sequence ATGGATAGTGAGTTCGCAAATGCAGTTGAATTAAGCTATGAGTGTGCTCCATTATTAGAGTCATTAAAGGAATACTCAGAGAAAGATATAGCTTGTTTTGATGTGCCTGGACATGTAAAAAATAGAGGTGTAGATATATTAAATAAATATCTAGGTGAAAGTCTCATGAAAATGGATATAAATTCATCACCAACTATGGACAATGTATCTGCCCCAAATGGAGTTATAAGAAATGCACAGGATTTACTAGCACAAGCATATATGGCTGATGAGGCATTCTTTATAACTAATGGAACAACTCAAGCAATACATGCAATGATTTTGAGTGTGATAAAACCAGGTGAGAAAGTATTACTCCCAAGAAATATACATAAATCAGTAATAAATGCATTAATACTTTGTGGAGGAATACCAATATTTATACAACCAGAATTTGATGAACAACTAGATATAAGTTTAAATATTACTCTTGAAAAAGTTAAAAAAGAGATAGCAAAAGATTGTAATATAAAAGCATTGTTTTTCCTTAATCCAACTTACTATGGGATTTGTGCTGACCTTGAGAGTATTATAGAGCTGTGTCATAAAAATAATGTTTTAGTGTTAGTGGATGAAGCTCATGGTGCACATTTTCCATTTCATTTAGATTTACCTCCTTCTGCAATAAGTTTGGGAGCTGATATGGTGGCTGTAAGTATACATAAAACTGGAGGAGCGTTGACACAATCTTCAGCACTTTTATTGAATAGAAATAATGTAAGGTCTGAAAAGGTTCTTCAATCAATCAATATGCTACAATCAACATCTGCATCTTATTTGCTTATGGCAAGTATAGATGGTGCTAGAGTTAATCTAGTTGAAAATGGGGAAAAGCAATTATCAAAAGCATTAAATTTATCTAGGTATGCAAAATCTAGATTGAGCAAAATTGATGGAATAAAAGTCTTATCTACTGAAATATTGAAACAAAAAGGTGTTAAATTTATAGACGAAACAAAATTGTGTATAAATGTAAAAGAATTAAATTTGACTGGATTTGAAGTTTACGATTTATTATATAAAAATTTTTCAATTCAAGTAGAGTTAGGAGATTCGCACAATATTCTGGCGCTTGTATCTATTGGAACAAATAAATCAGATATAGATAGATTAGTAAAAGCACTTTCTATAATTGCAAAGGTTTATAGAAAAGAAGCAATATTAAATAAGTTTAATATGGTTCAAATAAATCCAACCATTAAACTTAATCCAAGAGAAGCCTTTTATGCACCAAAAGAAAGCGTAGAAATTAATTCTTGTATAGATAGAATTTGTGGAGAATCAATAATGGCGTATCCACCAGGTATACCAATTGTTGCTCCAGGAGAATTGATAACAGAAGAAATTATGGAGTATATTATTTTCTTAAAAAATAGCAATGCATATCTGACAGATGTACAAGATAAAAACTTAGATAGAATACTAGTAATAAAATAA